DNA from Streptomyces sp. Edi4:
GTCGGTGAGCTGCCGGGCGAACTCCTCGGCCGTGCACAGCGGGTGGGCCGTGGTGACGGCGGCCCCGGCGCGGCTCGCGCCGTAGAGCACCACGGGGTACAGGATCGAGTTGGGGCTGTGCAGGGCGAGCACATCGCCCTTGCGCACCCCGGCGGCGGCGAGCGCGGACGCCAACCTCCGGTGCCGGGCGTCGAGTTGGCCGTAGGTGATCGTCGCGGTGCCGGTCGGATCGGTGCCGTCGATGAGCGCGACGGCGTCGGGGTGGGTGGCGGTGGAGCGGGCGAGGACCGCCTCGTGGATGGGCAGGTCGAGGACGGGCACGTCGGTGTACTCACTGCGGTGGACACGGGGCGCTCGGGGCGCGGGAACGTCAGGGGAGTCCATGCAGGGGTCTCCTAGTACGACGGACAGGACTTGTCGAGGGCGCGAGGGCGCGGGCGCGGGAGCCCCGCGCACGGCCGGCGCGCACGGGGCGACGGCTCGGGCCCCGGCCTAGTACGACTTCGGAAGCCCCAGGGTCTGGTGCGAGACGTAGTTGAGGATCATCTCGCGGCTGACCGGCGCGATCCTGGCCACCCGGGCGGCCGTGATGAGCGCGGCCAGACCGTACTCGCGGGTCAGGCCGTTGCCGCCCAGGGTGTGGACGGCCTGGTCGACCGCTTTCACGCACGCCTCGGCCGCCGCGTACTTGGCCATGTTGGCGGCCTCGCCCGCCCCGGCGTCGTCGCCGGCGTCGTACAGCGCGGCCGCCTTCTGCATCATCAGACGGGCCAGTTCGAGCTCGATGTGGGCCTGGGCGAGGGGGTGGGCGATGGCCTGGTGACCGCCGATGGGCTGCTTCCACACCTGACGGGTGGTGGCGTACTCGACGGCTCTGGCGAGCGCGTAGCGGCCCATGCCGATCGCGAACGCCGCCGTCATGATCCGCTCGGGGTTGAGCCCGGCGAAGAGCTGGAGCAGACCCGCGTCCTCGTCCCCGACCAGGGACGCGGCGGGCAGCCGGACCTCGTCGAGGACCAGCTCGAACTGCTTCTCGGCCGCGTGGAGTTCCATGTCGATCAGCGAGCGCCCAAAGCCCGGGGTGTCACGCGGAACGATGAACAGGCAGGGCTTGAGGCGGCCCGTACGGGCGTCCTCGGTGCGGCCGACGATGAGGGTGGCGTCCGCGATGTCCACGCCGGAGACGAAGACCTTGCGGCCGTTCAGGATCCAGTCGTCGCCGTCGCGCCGCGCGGTGGTGGTGATGCGGTGCGAGTTGGAGCCCGCGTCGGGCTCCGTGATGCCGAACGCCATCGTGAGGGTGCCGTCGGCGAGCCCCGGCAGCCAGGTGCGTTTCTGCTCCTCGGTGCCGAAGCGGGCGATGACCGTGCCGCAGATGGCGGGCGAGACCACCATCATCAGGAGCGGACAGCCCGCCGCGCCCAACTCCTCGAGGACGATGGACAGTTCGGCCATGCCGCGGCCTCCGCCGCCGTGTTCGGCGGGCAGGTTGACGCCGAGGTAGCCGAGCTTGGCGGCCTCCGCCCACAGCGCCGGACGGTCGAAGGCGCGTCCGTGACGCGCGCCGAGCGCGGCGACGGCGGCCCGCAGGTCCTGGTTCTCCTGGCTTTCGATGACACCGCTCATGCTTCTTCGGCCTCCGATGTGACGACGGCGAGCAGGGCACCGACCTCGACCTGGCGGCCGGGGACGGCGTGGAGCGCGGTGAGCGTGCCGGAGGCCGGAGCGGTGACGCGGTGCTCCATCTTCATGGCCTCGAGCCACAGCAGCGGCTGCCCCGCGACGACGCGGCAGCCCTCCTCGACCCCGTCCGCCACCCGCACGACGACCCCCGGCATGGGAGCCAGCAGCGAACCGGGCGCGACCAGATCGCCGGGGTCGGTGAAACGGGGGCGGACGGCGAGGACGTGACACCCGGGCGCGGAGTCGACGTACACGGTGTCGCCATGACGGCGCACCGCGAACTCCCGTACCACGCCCTCGATTTCGAGCCGTACGCGGTCGGGCGCGGCGGCCACGAGGCGCACGCCGGGGTGGCCCTCGGCTTCGAGGCCGCGGCGGGTGAGCCGGTAGCGGACCTCGTGGTCGCCGTACCGCTTGATCTGGGGCTGCGAGGGCACGTTGCGCCAGCCGCCGCCCAGGCGTCCGGCCCGCGCGCTGGCGTCCGCGAGGGCGGCGGCGAGCGCGGCGTGGTGGGCGCCCGGCAGGGGCGCGGTGAGCTCGGCGAGGTTGCGATCGTAGAAGGCGGTGTCCAGGCGCCCCTGGGCCGGGCCCTCGGTGAAGTCGGGGTGGCGCAGGGAGCGTACGAGCAGGTCGCGGTTGGTGGCAGGGCCGTGGACGCGGGCACGTTCCAGGGCGTGGGCGAGCCTGCGGGCGGCTTCGGCGCGGGTCGGCGCGTGGGCGACGGCCTTGGCAAGCAGGGAGTCGTAGTGAACGCCCACGGTGTCGCCGTCTGCGTACCCCCGGTCCAGGCGCACCCCGTCGACGGCCAGACGGTGCACGGTGCCGGTGCCGGGCGCCCAGCCGTCGGCCGGGTCCTCGGCGTACAGGCGGGCCTCGATGGCGTGGCCGCGCGGCGCGGGCGGGGCCGGCGCGAGGGCGTCGCCCTCGGCGATCCGCAGCTGGAGGGCGACAAGGTCGATGCCGAACACGGCCTCGGTGACGGGGTGTTCGACCTGGAGGCGGGTGTTCATCTCCAGGAAGTGGACGGTGCCGCCGGCGACCAGGAACTCCACGGTGCCCGCGCCCCGGTAGTCGGTGGCCTTCGCGGCCCGCACGGCGAGGGCGTACAGCTCGGCCTCCGTCTCGGGGTCGAGCGCGGGCGCGGGGGCCTCCTCGATGACCTTCTGGTGGCGGCGCTGGAGGGAACAGTCGCGCGTGCCGAGCACCCAGACCGTGCCGTGGGCGTCGGCGAGTATCTGCACCTCGACGTGGCGCCCGCCCTCGATGTAGGGCTCGACGAACACGTCCCCGTCCCCGAACGCCCCGAACGCCTCGGCGCGGGCGGCCGCCAACTCGCCCTCCAGCACGTCCAGTTGGCGCACCACACGCATGCCGCGCCCGCCGCCGCCCGCCGACGCCTTGACGAGGATCGGCAGATCGCTCCGCGTGACGTCGGCGAGCTCCAGGGGCGCGAGGCCCATGAGTTCCTTGGCGCGGGTCTTGGAGGCCATCGCCTCGATCGCCTCGGGGGGCGGCCCGATCCAGGTGAGCCCGGCGGTGGCGACCGCCCGGGCGAAATCCGCGTTCTCGGACAGGAACCCGTACCCCGGGTGCACGGCGTCGGCGCCCGCCGCCAGCGCCGCCGCGACGACGCGGCCGGCCCGCAGATACGTCTCGCCCGGCGTGGACCCGGGCAGCCGTACGGCGACGTCGGCCTCCCGCACGTGCAGGGCACCCGCGTCGGCGTCGGAGAAGACCGCGACCGTGGCGATGCCCAGCTCACGGCAGGTGCGAAAGACCCGGCAGGCTATCTCGCCCCGGTTGGCGACGAGTACGGACTTGATCATGGCCTTCGGTTCGGTCATGGCCCTCACATCCGGAAGATGCCGAAGCCGCCACGGGCGCCTTCGACGGGGGCGGTGTGGATCGCGGACAGGCACAGGCCGAGCACGGTCCGGGTGTCACGGGGGTCGATGACGCCGTCGTCGTAGAGCCTGCCGGACAGGAACATCGGCAGCGACTCGGTCTCGATCTGCTGCTCCACCATCGCGCGCAGCGCGGCGTCCGCGTCGTCGTCGTACGGCTGCCCCTTGGCCCCCGCGGAGGCGCGCGCCACGAGGGAGAGGACGCCGGCGAGCTGCTGGGGCCCCATCACGGCGGACTTGGCACTGGGCCAGGCGAACAGGAACCGGGGGTCGTAGGCGCGCCCGCACATCCCGTAGTGCCCGGCCCCGTAGGAGGCGCCGATGAGGACGGACAGATGCGGCACCCGGGAGTTGGACACCGCGTTGATCATCATCGCGCCGTGCTTGATGATGCCGCCCTGCTCGTACTCCTTGCCGACCATGTAGCCGGTGGTGTTGTGCAGGAAGAGCAGCGGAATGTCCCGCTGATTGGCGAGCTGGATGAACTGGGCCGCCTTCTGCGACTCGGCCGAGAAGAGCACGCCCTGGGCGTTGGCGAGGATGCCGACGGGATAGCCGTGCAGCGCGGCCCAGCCGGTGACCAGGCTCGTCCCGTACAGCGGC
Protein-coding regions in this window:
- a CDS encoding acyl-CoA dehydrogenase family protein; translation: MSGVIESQENQDLRAAVAALGARHGRAFDRPALWAEAAKLGYLGVNLPAEHGGGGRGMAELSIVLEELGAAGCPLLMMVVSPAICGTVIARFGTEEQKRTWLPGLADGTLTMAFGITEPDAGSNSHRITTTARRDGDDWILNGRKVFVSGVDIADATLIVGRTEDARTGRLKPCLFIVPRDTPGFGRSLIDMELHAAEKQFELVLDEVRLPAASLVGDEDAGLLQLFAGLNPERIMTAAFAIGMGRYALARAVEYATTRQVWKQPIGGHQAIAHPLAQAHIELELARLMMQKAAALYDAGDDAGAGEAANMAKYAAAEACVKAVDQAVHTLGGNGLTREYGLAALITAARVARIAPVSREMILNYVSHQTLGLPKSY
- a CDS encoding biotin carboxylase N-terminal domain-containing protein; the protein is MIKSVLVANRGEIACRVFRTCRELGIATVAVFSDADAGALHVREADVAVRLPGSTPGETYLRAGRVVAAALAAGADAVHPGYGFLSENADFARAVATAGLTWIGPPPEAIEAMASKTRAKELMGLAPLELADVTRSDLPILVKASAGGGGRGMRVVRQLDVLEGELAAARAEAFGAFGDGDVFVEPYIEGGRHVEVQILADAHGTVWVLGTRDCSLQRRHQKVIEEAPAPALDPETEAELYALAVRAAKATDYRGAGTVEFLVAGGTVHFLEMNTRLQVEHPVTEAVFGIDLVALQLRIAEGDALAPAPPAPRGHAIEARLYAEDPADGWAPGTGTVHRLAVDGVRLDRGYADGDTVGVHYDSLLAKAVAHAPTRAEAARRLAHALERARVHGPATNRDLLVRSLRHPDFTEGPAQGRLDTAFYDRNLAELTAPLPGAHHAALAAALADASARAGRLGGGWRNVPSQPQIKRYGDHEVRYRLTRRGLEAEGHPGVRLVAAAPDRVRLEIEGVVREFAVRRHGDTVYVDSAPGCHVLAVRPRFTDPGDLVAPGSLLAPMPGVVVRVADGVEEGCRVVAGQPLLWLEAMKMEHRVTAPASGTLTALHAVPGRQVEVGALLAVVTSEAEEA